Proteins encoded within one genomic window of Anas platyrhynchos isolate ZD024472 breed Pekin duck chromosome 28, IASCAAS_PekinDuck_T2T, whole genome shotgun sequence:
- the GPR179 gene encoding probable G-protein coupled receptor 179 isoform X2 codes for MRHLRGRHPLSDPGGPGAAGGHPVLPGLLHAGRVPQHAGLLPLPQEQEDPGVRSRPAGDHPLRLPPALLPRLHPLLQAQHFPLHRAALGAHAGLRHRLRHHRPEAVQGAEGVPGPHGAARALHVERVGAEDAGADPAPGAVVPGGLDRGDAGERRQEHPAGRPHTDRPRAALLHLWPRPLGLHDGGRFVVVPSLHPDWTLLLFFAHTHSTVTMTLALIFIPKFLHAGSPLREEIAAEVYEDELDMRRSGSCLNSSIASAWSERSLDPDDIREELKKLYAQLEVLKTRRMAANNPHLPKKRGSRRSLGRSLVRRLAELPEAMAPRGSREERLRTPGSRRASAKRLPSTGSASLRARDGGFRHHAAALRKSRSSETPAWDPQGGSPDHSPSGDTAPGTPVVPTAGSGQSDSESLDAAPLVCKSASAHDLSGHQQPPQPRAALLLKSLSVVAGARDEALLVASRAARDGRDAEWGAEHRTTQRPATGRPTEQAPPEQAAAATGMDDAPLPAGSGRADGGPSRDASPPGDGKAQKHVTYAPTKSSSVDGSHLSGRVRVAVRKTPPPPPMRYQSLVHHAGDSRETAEPPEPPEGTPGRAPPPAGQGRLQSARSIPAEVCPWELIQEEILSRKQKAAEPSASGPPGDTPVAPPSLKPPSQKTFKSLGLAIKALNRSRGKNSLKGKKESEGSLRKKGRDGDGGSSRERPKLAGTPTFSPGGSSQGPTNGSPKPSPQEGDAVPWQHNNNAGSTSESAACGGSGGQAEGQEDGTATDGGGGGEEPGAAPGSTDTGRVPETPSGTHEVSPSSSRGDTSEHPQQTPAPPPAPPVPPAPPAPPPLPPPLELGTGSPQVPGHSAAAAGPRAEVCPWEALGAPPGALALQEATAAGGGSPKKVLGKGGSQPGPRSAREGCGTEGLPARSRSTEVARAGGGLRTEICPWEGSGGEAGPPHGGPGSVGPGAELGEKPPELPAAAPGTVGSGGGRTAEVCPWESAEGGPAPRAEICPWEVGEPQPEKGKVQQDGGRLLRGGSSIRPRSLGLLRAQDGGGRQPAASRPWGSASTELPPPRAAPDSSDLPKVTSESPESARASVCPSSTQAGKVGSPKADVCPWEAEEEPLAKAEICPWEVSTAPPGKGRGSQDPRGAPPAAAKPKSGEPEGSKARLAEDRGWAARRDTQISAELFGKSLEGPRAEAKQSQSTESPKAEICPWGAAAAPLGEQPRAEQALRAGPRGEKRIRRQAALGSPARSLQGGGSDAVSPWDPPKPRVGVPALPAAREAQSTESPKAEVCPWEAQGLGAGGKAEICPWEVAAVPSDKGKLRQDGGGRAGGSRNTSTERGGLKETGDSPKSWDREAVCPWESMGGTKSPELPKAAPTKPGSTGSSVAEVCPWDSPGLGSPALPQGRALSTEICPWEAQELGAGDKAEICPWEAAAALPRKGASSERTGAAPGEARPRPQHRGASKAVEKGSSEREAVCPWESLGTGEPPKKAGTGREASKKWDSSESRRADICPWEAAEPEALQIPTPKLGADGAAPAGNGDPKPVARSPPTLPKAGGCSGGQAEHKPLRRVLPGSQPLRAAAGLPRQAHVTSSSPSPSASVAEVCPWEAEEAPPAPSTETQKAPTVCPWEGDSTDPSPSPRGLREGGTRQSSPDVCPWDHE; via the exons ATGCGCCACCTGCGTGGACGACACCCCCTGTCTGATCCAGGAGGACCGGGCGCTGCGGGCGGCCATCCTGTCCTGCCAGGCCTCCTGCATGCTGGCCGTGTTCCTCAGCATGCTGGTCTCCTACCACTTCCGCAGGAGCAAG aGGATCCGGGCGTCAGGAGTCGTCCTGCTGGAGACCATCCTCTTCGGCTCCCTCCTGCTCTACTTCCCC GTCTTCATCCTCTACTTCAAGCCCAGCATTTTCCGCTGCATCGTGCTGCGCTGGGTGCGCATGCTGGGCTTCGCCACCGTCTACGGCACCATCGCCCTGAAGCTGTACAG ggtgctgagggtgtTCCTGGCCCGCACGGCGCAGCGCGTGCCCTACATGTCGAGCGGGTGGGTGCTGAAGATGCTGGGGCTGatcctgctcctggtgctgtggTTCCTGGCGGCCTGGACCGTGGGGATGCTGGAGAACGTCGACAAGAACATCCCGCTGGTCGTCCGCACACAGACCGCCCGCGGGCTGCACTTCTACATCTGTGGCCACGACCGCTGGGACTACATGATGGTGGTCG GTTCGTCGTGGTCCCCTCGCTGCACCCCGACTGGACCCTGCTGCTCTTCTTCGCCCACACCCACAGCACCGTCACCATGACCCTGGCGCTGATTTTCATCCCAAAG TTCCTGCACGCCGGCTCGCCGCTGCGGGAGGAGATCGCGGCCGAGGTTTACGAGGACGAGCTGGACATGCGGCGCTCGGGCTCCTGCCTCAACAGCAGCATCGCCTCCGCCTGGAGCGAGCGCAGTCTCGACCCCGATGACATTCGG GAGGAGCTGAAGAAGCTCTACGCGCAGCTGGAGGTGCTGAAGACCCGCAGGATGGCAGCCAACAACCCCCACCTGCCCAAGAAGCGCGGGTCCCGCCGCAGCCTGGGCCGCTCCCTCGTGCGCCGCCTCGCCGAGCTGCCCGAGGCCATGGCCCCGCGGGGCAGCCGTGAGGAGCGGCTCCGGACCCCCGGCAGCCGCCGCGCCTCGGCCAAGCGACTCCCCAGCACCGGCAGCGCCAGCCTGCGGGCACGGGACGGGGGCTTCCGACACCACGCCGCCGCCCTGCGTAAATCCCGCAGCTCCGAGACCCCAGCCTGGGACCCCCAGGGTGGCTCCCCCGACCACAGCCCCAGCGGGGACACCGCACCGGGGACCCCGGTGGTGCCCACAGCAGGCTCGGGGCAATCGGACAGCGAGTCCCTGGACGCCGCCCCACTCGTGTGCAAGTCAGCCAGCGCCCACGACCTGTCggggcaccagcagcccccccagccccgcgccgcccTCCTGCTGAAGTCGCTCAGCGTCGTGGCCGGTGCGCGGGACGAGGCCCTGCTGGTGGCCAGCCGGGCGGCACGGGACGGGCGGGATGCTGAGTGGGGAGCTGAGCACCGCACCACGCAGCGCccggccacggggcgccccacAGAGCAGGCACCCCCTGAGcaagctgctgcagccactggGATGGATGATGCCCCCCTGCCAGCTGGCTCTGGGCGTGCCGACGGGGGTCCCTCGCGTGATGCGTCCCCCCCAGGGGATGGCAAGGCGCAGAAGCACGTCACCTACGCGCCCACCAAGAGCAGCAGCGTCGACGGCTCCCACCTCTCGGGGCGGGTGCGGGTGGCGGTGAGGAAgaccccgccgccgccccccatGCGGTACCAGAGCCTGGTGCACCacgctggggacagcagggagacAGCGGAGCCACCAGAGCCACCTGAGGGGACACCGGGGCGAGCACCCCCCCCGGCGGGGCAGGGCCGGCTGCAGTCTGCCCGCTCCATCCCCGCGGAGGTTTGCCCCTGGGAGCTGATCCAGGAGGAGATTTTAAGCAGGAAGCAAAAAGCCGCCGAGCCTTCAGCCTCAGGgccccctggggacaccccggTGGCCCCCCCGAGCCTCAAGCCACCCTCCCAGAAAACCTTCAAGAGCCTGGGACTGGCCATCAAGGCTCTGAACCGCTCCAGGGGGAAAAACAgcctgaaaggaaagaaggagagCGAGGGCAGCCTCAGGAAAAAGGGGCGAGATGGAgatgggggcagcagcagggagaggcccAAGCTGGCAGGGACACCGACTTTTTCTCCGGGGGGGAGCAGCCAAGGCCCCACAAATGGAAGCCCCAAGCCCAGCCCGCAGGAGGGGGACGCGGTGCCCTGGCAGCACAACAACAACGCCGGCTCCACGTCGGAAAGCGCAGCCtgcgggggcagcgggggacAGGCAGAGGGACAGGAGGACGGCACGGCCACGgatggaggcggtggaggagagGAGCCCGGCGCTGCCCCGGGGAGCACAGACACCGGCAGGGTCCCAGAGACCCCCTCAGGGACGCACGAGGTCTCGCCCAGCAGCAGCCGTGGGGAcacctctgagcacccccagcaaaccccagcaccaccaccagcaccaccagtaccaccagcaccaccagcaccaccaccactgccaccaccgCTGGAACTGGGCACAGGCAGCCCCCAGGTCCCCGGGCACAGCGCGGCTGCTGCGGGGCCGAGGGCTGAGGTGTGTCCCTGGGAAGCCCTGggtgcccccccgggggctTTGGCACTACAGGAGGCAacagctgctggggggggaagCCCCAAGAAggttttggggaaggggggcagccAGCCCGGCCCccgcagtgccagggagggatGCGGCACCGAGGGGCTCCCCGCGAGGAGCAGGAGCACGGAGGTGGCCCGGGCGGGTGGTGGCCTTAGGACAGAGATCTGCCcctgggaggggagcgggggtgAGGCTGGGCCCCCCCATGGGGGTCCTGGCAGCGTCGGGcccggggcagagctgggggaaaaGCCCCCAGAGCTGCCGGCAGCGGCCCCAGGGACAGTGGGCAGCGGGGGGGGCAGGACGGCCGAGGTCTGTCCGTGGGAGAGTGCGGAGGGGGGGCCGGCCCCCAGGGCAGAAATTTGCCcctgggaggtgggggagcCCCAGCCGGAGAAGGGGAAGGTGCAGCAGGACGGGGGGAGGCTGCTCAGGGGGGGCAGCAGCATCCGGCCCCGGTCCCTGGGTCTGCTGAGGGCGCAGGACGGGGggggcaggcagccagcagccagccgGCCCTGGGGCAGCGCCAGCACCGAGCTGCCCCCCCCTCGGGCAGCTCCCGACAGCTCGGACCTGCCAAAAGTCACCTCCGAGAGCCCGGAGAGCGCGAGGGCCTCGGTGTGCCCCTCATCCACCCAAGCTGGAAAGGTTGGCAGCCCGAAGGCCGACGTCTGCCCGTGGGAAGCCGAGGAGGAGCCGCTGGCTAAAGCAGAAATCTGCCCTTGGGAGGTGTCCACGGCTCCAccggggaagggaagggggagccAGGACCCGCGTGGGGCTCCCCCGGCAGCCGCCAAACCCAAATCGGGGGAACCCGAGGGCAGCAAAGCAaggctggcagaggacaggggTTGGGCGGCTCGCAGGGACACCCAGATCTCCGCTGAGCTCTTTGGGAAGAGCCTGGAGGGGCCGAGAGCTGAGGCAAAGCAATCCCAGAGCACAGAGAGCCCGAAGGCAGAAATCTGCCCCTGGGGggcggctgcagcccccctcgGGGAGCAGCCAAGGGCAGAGCAGGCCCTGAGGGCAGGGCCGCGGGGGGAGAAGCGCATCAGGCGCCAGGCAGCGCTGGGCAGCCCGGCCAGGTCCCTGCAGGGGGGTGGCAGCGATGCTGTgagcccctgggaccccccaaaaccccgcGTGGGGGTCCCAGCGCTGCCCGCAGCGAGGGAGGCTCAGAGCACCGAGAGCCCGAAGGCGGAGGTCTGCCCGTgggaggctcaggggctgggggctgggggcaaagCCGAGATCTGCCCCTGGGAGGTGGCCGCTGTCCCCTCGGAtaaagggaaactgaggcaggacGGAGGCGGTCGGGCCGGAGGGAGCAGGAACACCTCCACGGAGCGAGGTGGCTTGAAGGAGACCGGAGACAGCCCAAAAAGCTGGGACCGTGAGGCCGTCTGCCCCTGGGAGAGCATGGGGGGCACAAAGAGCCCAGAGCTGCCAAAAGCTGCCCCCACCAAACCGGGGAGCACCGGGAGCAGCGTGGCCGAGGTCTGTCCCTGGGACAGCCCGGGTTTGGGGAGCCCAGCGCTGCCCCAAGGGAGAGCCCTGAGCACGGAGATCTGTCCCTGGGAGGCtcaggagctgggggctggggatAAAGCTGAAATCTGCCCCTGGGAGgcggctgcagctctgccacgGAAAGGAGCCTCCTCTGAGAGAactggggcagccccgggggagGCGAGACCCCGGCCCCAACACCGGGGAGCCTCCAAGGCGGTGGAGAAGGGGAGCAGCGAGCGAGAGGCCGTGTGCCCCTGGGAGAGCCTGGGCACGGGggagccccccaaaaaagctgGGACGGGGAGAGAGGCGTCCAAGAAGTGGGACAGCTCGGAGAGCCGGAGAGCCGACATCTGTccctgggaagcagcagagccCGAGGCCCTGCAGATCCCCACACCCAAACTGGGAGCTGAtggagcagcccctgctgggAACGGGGACCCGAAGCCGGTGGCCAGGTCTCCACCAACCCTACCGAAGGCCGGGGGCTGCTCTGGGGGCCAGGCTGAGCACAAGCCCCTGCGCCGCGTCCTGCcgggctcccagcccctgcgGGCAGCTGCGGGGCTCCCTCGGCAAGCACACGtgaccagcagcagccccagccccagtgcCAGCGTGGCTGAGGTTTGTCcctgggaggcagaggaggctcccccagcccccagcactgAAACCCAAAAAGCGCCCACGGTGTGCCCATGGGAGGGGGACAGCACAGACCCCAGCCCGAGCCCCCGTGGGCTCAGAGAGGGGGGCACGAGGCAAAGCAGCCCCGATGTCTGCCCATGGGACCACGAGTAG
- the GPR179 gene encoding probable G-protein coupled receptor 179 isoform X1 has product MGPWWWPLLWCLHAVLLLGGAQQPPALPPPGVPTSEPGPSGDAEGSVAALAFLRSGDAQRLARANCSRDIVAGAPSSGPPPALRAALRAAPEALAQAANFLNMLFQSNDIREASVAEDVEWYQALVRSLAEGHPWVRRAVLALDAHPLAAKPRLMLQATAGEGEIRLRDVSAAAPSLGNRSWDNEWFNALRAQRSPQLRKRVLSNDLRSMETPKWQRGDSYVGEPGHVRWSPPFLECRDGKFLPAWAVTLSSAFYGLKPDLSPEFKGVVRVDIELRDVGIDQCASGPGWFTGTHRCDLNSTQCVPQESRGFVLGQYVCRCKPGFYGAGGVAVGTQAGVAGSAVPADGGPRLACRPCREGCATCVDDTPCLIQEDRALRAAILSCQASCMLAVFLSMLVSYHFRRSKRIRASGVVLLETILFGSLLLYFPVFILYFKPSIFRCIVLRWVRMLGFATVYGTIALKLYRVLRVFLARTAQRVPYMSSGWVLKMLGLILLLVLWFLAAWTVGMLENVDKNIPLVVRTQTARGLHFYICGHDRWDYMMVVAEMLFLLWGSSLCYATRAVPSAFHEPRYMGIALHNELMISAAFHVARFVVVPSLHPDWTLLLFFAHTHSTVTMTLALIFIPKFLHAGSPLREEIAAEVYEDELDMRRSGSCLNSSIASAWSERSLDPDDIREELKKLYAQLEVLKTRRMAANNPHLPKKRGSRRSLGRSLVRRLAELPEAMAPRGSREERLRTPGSRRASAKRLPSTGSASLRARDGGFRHHAAALRKSRSSETPAWDPQGGSPDHSPSGDTAPGTPVVPTAGSGQSDSESLDAAPLVCKSASAHDLSGHQQPPQPRAALLLKSLSVVAGARDEALLVASRAARDGRDAEWGAEHRTTQRPATGRPTEQAPPEQAAAATGMDDAPLPAGSGRADGGPSRDASPPGDGKAQKHVTYAPTKSSSVDGSHLSGRVRVAVRKTPPPPPMRYQSLVHHAGDSRETAEPPEPPEGTPGRAPPPAGQGRLQSARSIPAEVCPWELIQEEILSRKQKAAEPSASGPPGDTPVAPPSLKPPSQKTFKSLGLAIKALNRSRGKNSLKGKKESEGSLRKKGRDGDGGSSRERPKLAGTPTFSPGGSSQGPTNGSPKPSPQEGDAVPWQHNNNAGSTSESAACGGSGGQAEGQEDGTATDGGGGGEEPGAAPGSTDTGRVPETPSGTHEVSPSSSRGDTSEHPQQTPAPPPAPPVPPAPPAPPPLPPPLELGTGSPQVPGHSAAAAGPRAEVCPWEALGAPPGALALQEATAAGGGSPKKVLGKGGSQPGPRSAREGCGTEGLPARSRSTEVARAGGGLRTEICPWEGSGGEAGPPHGGPGSVGPGAELGEKPPELPAAAPGTVGSGGGRTAEVCPWESAEGGPAPRAEICPWEVGEPQPEKGKVQQDGGRLLRGGSSIRPRSLGLLRAQDGGGRQPAASRPWGSASTELPPPRAAPDSSDLPKVTSESPESARASVCPSSTQAGKVGSPKADVCPWEAEEEPLAKAEICPWEVSTAPPGKGRGSQDPRGAPPAAAKPKSGEPEGSKARLAEDRGWAARRDTQISAELFGKSLEGPRAEAKQSQSTESPKAEICPWGAAAAPLGEQPRAEQALRAGPRGEKRIRRQAALGSPARSLQGGGSDAVSPWDPPKPRVGVPALPAAREAQSTESPKAEVCPWEAQGLGAGGKAEICPWEVAAVPSDKGKLRQDGGGRAGGSRNTSTERGGLKETGDSPKSWDREAVCPWESMGGTKSPELPKAAPTKPGSTGSSVAEVCPWDSPGLGSPALPQGRALSTEICPWEAQELGAGDKAEICPWEAAAALPRKGASSERTGAAPGEARPRPQHRGASKAVEKGSSEREAVCPWESLGTGEPPKKAGTGREASKKWDSSESRRADICPWEAAEPEALQIPTPKLGADGAAPAGNGDPKPVARSPPTLPKAGGCSGGQAEHKPLRRVLPGSQPLRAAAGLPRQAHVTSSSPSPSASVAEVCPWEAEEAPPAPSTETQKAPTVCPWEGDSTDPSPSPRGLREGGTRQSSPDVCPWDHE; this is encoded by the exons ATGGGGCCGTGGTGGTGGCCGCTGCTCTGGTGCCTGCACgctgtgctgctcctggggggggcacagcagcCCCCGGCCTTGCCACCCCCAGGGGTGCCCACGTCGGAGCCGGGGCCGTCGGGGGACGCCGAGGGCTCGGTGGCGGCGCTGGCCTTCCTGCGCTCGGGCGATGCGCAGCGCCTGGCCCGTGCCAACTGCAGCCGGGACATCGTGGCGGGGGCCCCCAgctccggcccccccccggctctgcGGGCCGCCCTGCGTGCCGCCCCCGAGGCGCTGGCCCAGGCCGCCAACTTCCTCAACATGCTCTTCCAGAGCAACGACATCCGCGAGGCCAGCGTGGCCGAGGACGTGGAGTGGTACCAGGCACTGGTCCGCAGCCTGGCCGaggggcacccttgggtgcgCCGGGCGGTGCTGGCCCTCGACGCCCACCCGCTGGCCGCCAAGCCCCGGCTGATGCTGCAGGCTACGGCGGGCGAGGGCGAGATCCGGCTGCGGGACGTCTCCGCCGCCGCCCCCAGCCTGGGCAACCGCAGCTGGGACAACGAGTGGTTCAACGCCCTGCGCGCACagcgcagcccccagctccgCAAGAGGGTGCTCAGCAACGACCTGCGCAGCATGGAGACCCCCAAATGGCAGCGGGGTGACAGCTACGTGGGGGAACCGGGCCACGTGCGGTGGTCGCCGCCGTTCCTCGAGTGCCGGGACGGGAAATTCCTGCCCGCCTGGGCCGTCACGCTCTCCTCCGCCTTCTACGGGCTCAAGCCGGACCTCAGCCCCGAGTTCAA GGGCGTCGTGCGGGTGGACATCGAGCTGCGGGACGTGGGCATCGACCAGTGCGCCAGCGGGCCGGGCTGGTTCACGGGCACGCACCGCTGCGACCTCAACAGCACCCAG TGCGTCCCCCAGGAGAGCCGCGGCTTCGTCCTCGGGCAGTACGTGTGTCGGTGCAAGCCGGGCTTTTACGGGGCCGGCGGAGTGGCCGTCGGCACCCAGGCAG GCGTGGCGGGGAGCGCGGTGCCGGCTGATGGGGGTCCCCGGCTGGCGTGCCGGCCCTGCCGCGAGGGATGCGCCACCTGCGTGGACGACACCCCCTGTCTGATCCAGGAGGACCGGGCGCTGCGGGCGGCCATCCTGTCCTGCCAGGCCTCCTGCATGCTGGCCGTGTTCCTCAGCATGCTGGTCTCCTACCACTTCCGCAGGAGCAAG aGGATCCGGGCGTCAGGAGTCGTCCTGCTGGAGACCATCCTCTTCGGCTCCCTCCTGCTCTACTTCCCC GTCTTCATCCTCTACTTCAAGCCCAGCATTTTCCGCTGCATCGTGCTGCGCTGGGTGCGCATGCTGGGCTTCGCCACCGTCTACGGCACCATCGCCCTGAAGCTGTACAG ggtgctgagggtgtTCCTGGCCCGCACGGCGCAGCGCGTGCCCTACATGTCGAGCGGGTGGGTGCTGAAGATGCTGGGGCTGatcctgctcctggtgctgtggTTCCTGGCGGCCTGGACCGTGGGGATGCTGGAGAACGTCGACAAGAACATCCCGCTGGTCGTCCGCACACAGACCGCCCGCGGGCTGCACTTCTACATCTGTGGCCACGACCGCTGGGACTACATGATGGTGGTCG CCGAGATGCTGttcctgctgtggggcagctccctgtgCTACGCCACGCGCGCCGTGCCCTCCGCCTTCCACGAGCCCCGCTACATGGGCATCGCGCTGCACAACGAGCTCATGATCTCGGCCGCCTTCCACGTGGCCAG GTTCGTCGTGGTCCCCTCGCTGCACCCCGACTGGACCCTGCTGCTCTTCTTCGCCCACACCCACAGCACCGTCACCATGACCCTGGCGCTGATTTTCATCCCAAAG TTCCTGCACGCCGGCTCGCCGCTGCGGGAGGAGATCGCGGCCGAGGTTTACGAGGACGAGCTGGACATGCGGCGCTCGGGCTCCTGCCTCAACAGCAGCATCGCCTCCGCCTGGAGCGAGCGCAGTCTCGACCCCGATGACATTCGG GAGGAGCTGAAGAAGCTCTACGCGCAGCTGGAGGTGCTGAAGACCCGCAGGATGGCAGCCAACAACCCCCACCTGCCCAAGAAGCGCGGGTCCCGCCGCAGCCTGGGCCGCTCCCTCGTGCGCCGCCTCGCCGAGCTGCCCGAGGCCATGGCCCCGCGGGGCAGCCGTGAGGAGCGGCTCCGGACCCCCGGCAGCCGCCGCGCCTCGGCCAAGCGACTCCCCAGCACCGGCAGCGCCAGCCTGCGGGCACGGGACGGGGGCTTCCGACACCACGCCGCCGCCCTGCGTAAATCCCGCAGCTCCGAGACCCCAGCCTGGGACCCCCAGGGTGGCTCCCCCGACCACAGCCCCAGCGGGGACACCGCACCGGGGACCCCGGTGGTGCCCACAGCAGGCTCGGGGCAATCGGACAGCGAGTCCCTGGACGCCGCCCCACTCGTGTGCAAGTCAGCCAGCGCCCACGACCTGTCggggcaccagcagcccccccagccccgcgccgcccTCCTGCTGAAGTCGCTCAGCGTCGTGGCCGGTGCGCGGGACGAGGCCCTGCTGGTGGCCAGCCGGGCGGCACGGGACGGGCGGGATGCTGAGTGGGGAGCTGAGCACCGCACCACGCAGCGCccggccacggggcgccccacAGAGCAGGCACCCCCTGAGcaagctgctgcagccactggGATGGATGATGCCCCCCTGCCAGCTGGCTCTGGGCGTGCCGACGGGGGTCCCTCGCGTGATGCGTCCCCCCCAGGGGATGGCAAGGCGCAGAAGCACGTCACCTACGCGCCCACCAAGAGCAGCAGCGTCGACGGCTCCCACCTCTCGGGGCGGGTGCGGGTGGCGGTGAGGAAgaccccgccgccgccccccatGCGGTACCAGAGCCTGGTGCACCacgctggggacagcagggagacAGCGGAGCCACCAGAGCCACCTGAGGGGACACCGGGGCGAGCACCCCCCCCGGCGGGGCAGGGCCGGCTGCAGTCTGCCCGCTCCATCCCCGCGGAGGTTTGCCCCTGGGAGCTGATCCAGGAGGAGATTTTAAGCAGGAAGCAAAAAGCCGCCGAGCCTTCAGCCTCAGGgccccctggggacaccccggTGGCCCCCCCGAGCCTCAAGCCACCCTCCCAGAAAACCTTCAAGAGCCTGGGACTGGCCATCAAGGCTCTGAACCGCTCCAGGGGGAAAAACAgcctgaaaggaaagaaggagagCGAGGGCAGCCTCAGGAAAAAGGGGCGAGATGGAgatgggggcagcagcagggagaggcccAAGCTGGCAGGGACACCGACTTTTTCTCCGGGGGGGAGCAGCCAAGGCCCCACAAATGGAAGCCCCAAGCCCAGCCCGCAGGAGGGGGACGCGGTGCCCTGGCAGCACAACAACAACGCCGGCTCCACGTCGGAAAGCGCAGCCtgcgggggcagcgggggacAGGCAGAGGGACAGGAGGACGGCACGGCCACGgatggaggcggtggaggagagGAGCCCGGCGCTGCCCCGGGGAGCACAGACACCGGCAGGGTCCCAGAGACCCCCTCAGGGACGCACGAGGTCTCGCCCAGCAGCAGCCGTGGGGAcacctctgagcacccccagcaaaccccagcaccaccaccagcaccaccagtaccaccagcaccaccagcaccaccaccactgccaccaccgCTGGAACTGGGCACAGGCAGCCCCCAGGTCCCCGGGCACAGCGCGGCTGCTGCGGGGCCGAGGGCTGAGGTGTGTCCCTGGGAAGCCCTGggtgcccccccgggggctTTGGCACTACAGGAGGCAacagctgctggggggggaagCCCCAAGAAggttttggggaaggggggcagccAGCCCGGCCCccgcagtgccagggagggatGCGGCACCGAGGGGCTCCCCGCGAGGAGCAGGAGCACGGAGGTGGCCCGGGCGGGTGGTGGCCTTAGGACAGAGATCTGCCcctgggaggggagcgggggtgAGGCTGGGCCCCCCCATGGGGGTCCTGGCAGCGTCGGGcccggggcagagctgggggaaaaGCCCCCAGAGCTGCCGGCAGCGGCCCCAGGGACAGTGGGCAGCGGGGGGGGCAGGACGGCCGAGGTCTGTCCGTGGGAGAGTGCGGAGGGGGGGCCGGCCCCCAGGGCAGAAATTTGCCcctgggaggtgggggagcCCCAGCCGGAGAAGGGGAAGGTGCAGCAGGACGGGGGGAGGCTGCTCAGGGGGGGCAGCAGCATCCGGCCCCGGTCCCTGGGTCTGCTGAGGGCGCAGGACGGGGggggcaggcagccagcagccagccgGCCCTGGGGCAGCGCCAGCACCGAGCTGCCCCCCCCTCGGGCAGCTCCCGACAGCTCGGACCTGCCAAAAGTCACCTCCGAGAGCCCGGAGAGCGCGAGGGCCTCGGTGTGCCCCTCATCCACCCAAGCTGGAAAGGTTGGCAGCCCGAAGGCCGACGTCTGCCCGTGGGAAGCCGAGGAGGAGCCGCTGGCTAAAGCAGAAATCTGCCCTTGGGAGGTGTCCACGGCTCCAccggggaagggaagggggagccAGGACCCGCGTGGGGCTCCCCCGGCAGCCGCCAAACCCAAATCGGGGGAACCCGAGGGCAGCAAAGCAaggctggcagaggacaggggTTGGGCGGCTCGCAGGGACACCCAGATCTCCGCTGAGCTCTTTGGGAAGAGCCTGGAGGGGCCGAGAGCTGAGGCAAAGCAATCCCAGAGCACAGAGAGCCCGAAGGCAGAAATCTGCCCCTGGGGggcggctgcagcccccctcgGGGAGCAGCCAAGGGCAGAGCAGGCCCTGAGGGCAGGGCCGCGGGGGGAGAAGCGCATCAGGCGCCAGGCAGCGCTGGGCAGCCCGGCCAGGTCCCTGCAGGGGGGTGGCAGCGATGCTGTgagcccctgggaccccccaaaaccccgcGTGGGGGTCCCAGCGCTGCCCGCAGCGAGGGAGGCTCAGAGCACCGAGAGCCCGAAGGCGGAGGTCTGCCCGTgggaggctcaggggctgggggctgggggcaaagCCGAGATCTGCCCCTGGGAGGTGGCCGCTGTCCCCTCGGAtaaagggaaactgaggcaggacGGAGGCGGTCGGGCCGGAGGGAGCAGGAACACCTCCACGGAGCGAGGTGGCTTGAAGGAGACCGGAGACAGCCCAAAAAGCTGGGACCGTGAGGCCGTCTGCCCCTGGGAGAGCATGGGGGGCACAAAGAGCCCAGAGCTGCCAAAAGCTGCCCCCACCAAACCGGGGAGCACCGGGAGCAGCGTGGCCGAGGTCTGTCCCTGGGACAGCCCGGGTTTGGGGAGCCCAGCGCTGCCCCAAGGGAGAGCCCTGAGCACGGAGATCTGTCCCTGGGAGGCtcaggagctgggggctggggatAAAGCTGAAATCTGCCCCTGGGAGgcggctgcagctctgccacgGAAAGGAGCCTCCTCTGAGAGAactggggcagccccgggggagGCGAGACCCCGGCCCCAACACCGGGGAGCCTCCAAGGCGGTGGAGAAGGGGAGCAGCGAGCGAGAGGCCGTGTGCCCCTGGGAGAGCCTGGGCACGGGggagccccccaaaaaagctgGGACGGGGAGAGAGGCGTCCAAGAAGTGGGACAGCTCGGAGAGCCGGAGAGCCGACATCTGTccctgggaagcagcagagccCGAGGCCCTGCAGATCCCCACACCCAAACTGGGAGCTGAtggagcagcccctgctgggAACGGGGACCCGAAGCCGGTGGCCAGGTCTCCACCAACCCTACCGAAGGCCGGGGGCTGCTCTGGGGGCCAGGCTGAGCACAAGCCCCTGCGCCGCGTCCTGCcgggctcccagcccctgcgGGCAGCTGCGGGGCTCCCTCGGCAAGCACACGtgaccagcagcagccccagccccagtgcCAGCGTGGCTGAGGTTTGTCcctgggaggcagaggaggctcccccagcccccagcactgAAACCCAAAAAGCGCCCACGGTGTGCCCATGGGAGGGGGACAGCACAGACCCCAGCCCGAGCCCCCGTGGGCTCAGAGAGGGGGGCACGAGGCAAAGCAGCCCCGATGTCTGCCCATGGGACCACGAGTAG